The region agaaagaaggagaagaagaacgctccaaagcatttttGTAGTGCGTCAAGTAGACCGCAGCCTCTGAAGCTCCTACGGTAGTTTATAAATtctgtgtaaaatataataaatagtatcCGCTACTTGTCCCTTACGTcaacatgtataatatataataatatataaaaaataaaaaataaaagaaatacaaacgaGTGAAATAAAATGGAGGCCATTATTGTTTTGGCTTCCGCATTTTTcgcatttacatatttatctttatgtatacatacaagATGCGTTGAATCTTTCACGCACAAACATcttttgattaatttgaaataagttttgtaacaaaaattaatatgtcgctgcaatcaaaattaacagaacggtattttttttaatgcattacTTTACATTTTGTACGGTAATCCacgaagataattttattcgcaATTTTCAGCTTCGTGACACCGCTGACAATAAGAATGACGTGGTAAATGCAGTGAGCGTCATTACCGACGCGACCAGAAATGGCTAGAAATGATGACGTAAATCCGATCGCCTCGTCGCCTCGCCTGGCGTCGGGCGAGTCGCGAGTCTTGGCTGTCATACGAGGTTAGGTTAGACACGTTCATGTTATCGgtgatttttcaaagtttctGCAATCGAACAAAGTATCGGAGGAAGACGCGGggtaagaagaaaaagaggacgCCCTGCCGTGTTCCGAAGAGAACGgctaaaagaagaaaaaggataaATTGAGAATGagatctctctctcgttgATCTCAGACGAGACGGCGCCGTGTAAATAACAACTGAGTTCACATCCAAGGTAAATTCTTCTTCGCGAGTAACGCGAATCACGTTTTGCCGGTTCGTCGCTCTTCAGCTTCGCTTCCTGGTGCCGGTGATGGTGATTCCGCGAGGCGAGACGAGACGCGAGAACTCCCTGGACATGGTCTCACTCACGACGACGTGAACGAGGATGCAAACGATGCTGCAGGCTCGTTGGGAACGCTCTCAGAAACGCAAGAAGCTCCTGGCTCAGACGGTGAGTATCAAAATCTTCGATCTATCTCGGAAAAGAAACGGTGACTGCCGTGGTTTGTAAATGGCTCGTCTACAATAGCCGCAAGAGTATGCGGTAAGCTATTGACCAACCGctgtcgattattcttgaattgtaaaaatcccattagtcaataacttactgcttatgtcttactgcatactcctgctgccattgtagacgacgaAGGTTGAGATAAACCAGGGGAGGCACACTGGAAGTAATGCAAACGCCAGTTCCCGGTGTGTCCCCCAAACGCTTGAGATAGTTTTAGCCGGTAAgggtctatccagacaaacttgcatagatGTATAAGGAAATGAATTAATCTATTTCCCTGtgcacatgtatatggaccaatcaattttcttatgtttatgcgctaagcaagtttgtctggatagacctgGATACCCTAAGAATCCAGCATACCTCCTGGTCTCTCCCCAGGGACTAGGGGAACCTACGAAAGTTTCCCCCTTGTAAAAAGAGGTTCAGATTAACGCCAGTATTTATTCATGTGTTTGCTCTTTTATTTGCAGCTGGGAGTCTCGAGCGTGGATGAACTGCGACAGATTCTGGGAACAGACGTGGAGGATACGCAGAAGAAGAGAGGCAGACTGTCCAATGACAAGTCTGACGGCGCGGTCAAGGATTTGAAGGACGACGTTGCTCCAACGGACGAGATTGTATATAAGGATTCCTCGACGTTCCTGAAGGTACTTACTGTTCATTTTATACGTAGATCACAGGCATCTTATACAGTTCCATGTTGAGGTACTGTAtgtctaaaataatttgtgtGTGTAAAGGGAACGCAATCGTCGAATCCGCACAATGACTACTGTCAACATTTTATCGACACTGGCCAACGGCCGCAGAATTTTATCAGAGACGTGGGTCTAGCGGATAGATTCGAAGAGTACCCGAAACTACGCGAGCTGATCAAGCTGAAGGACGATTTAATCGCGGAGACCGCGACCCCACCAATGTATCTAAAAACAGACCTGCTGTCGTATAACCTGAAAGAGCTCAATTGTAAATTTGATGTCATTCTTATAGAGCCACCTCTGGAAGAATATCAGAGAACGTGCGGCGCAACCAATGTGCAACTTTGGAACTGGGATCAAGTTAGTTGCATCACATTCGATCATGTTTAAAttacttcaaatttttattttaacgatatttccttaaagaaaaaattgaaatgcattcttggaaaatttattattaaatattccttcaaatttttctatatgaattatgaatttcatttgtgatattaatttttgctaaACAGATGccaacaaattttatattcttagtttcgaataatttgtaatttccattttctccATTTTGAGTTTACTTCTAAATAAAAGTTCTAATAATGGTTCTTGATGCAATTAATTCTCGTATATCTGTGCAGATAATGGAGTTGGATATCGGTGAGGTGGCCGCCAATCGTAGCTTTGTATTTTTATGGTGCGGTAGTAGCGATGGATTAGACATGGGAAGATTTTGTCTGCGTAAGTGGGGTTTCCGTCGTTGCGAGGATATTTGTTGGATCCGCACGAACATCAATAATCCGGGTCACAGCAAGAACCTAGACAGTAAGGCAGTGCTGCAGAGAACGAAGGAGCACTGTCTTATGGGTATTAAAGGAACGGTACGACGCTCCACCGATGGCGACTTTATTCATGCCAATGTCGACATCGATCTCATTATATCTGAAGAACCCGATTACGGATCCATCGAGAAACCCGTAGAGATTTTTCACATCATCGAGCACTTTTGCCTCGGCCGAAGAAGGTacgaaaatatacatatataaaactatcCTTCAGCTTTCTTTTGGaatatgcaaattaaattgttattttgcaATAGATAGcgtggaatttttttctttttaattaatagaattatacatataacattattagaattgtatatattaattgaaatatagaTTCTCGAAACGGATTGGTATTCACTTCGTGTTTCTTCATGCTTACGATCTTCAATTTCCAATCTCGTATAAAACTCAAGGCATACATGAGATGAGGATTGTGATTAAATCCACaacaaattaatgtataatttaacatttagaaGTAAAACTTTATATGAAGATTAAGTCGGCATTAcgcaaattttgaaatgatattaacaaatatagttatgcgtattaaatttttttacactgattttttcatttaaaacagatataatatataatgaataataatgaataagaCTTATGTTATTGGACActaaaaaatgatttgttaTAAGAAAATACATAGAGTAGTTTTCCATAAAGATGTGATACTTAAAGTTATATGCCTTTTTCCAGTatccgttattttttttcctggaAAATATCATTCTTAATTATTCTGTTTTCATTCAGGTTGCATCTCTTTGGTCGTGATAGCACCATCAGACCTGGTTGGCTCACCGTCGGTCCGGAACTAACGAACACTAATTTCAATGCGGACCTGTACCAAAGTTACTTCGCCAATGGTCAGATCACTACTGGCTGTACCGAAAGGATAGAAGCGCTCAGACCGAAGTCGCCGCCACCAAAGGGAAAAGTATCCGGCCGAGGAAGAGGAGGCTTTAATCGTGGCAGAGGCAGAGGGAGATAAATAAATCAGATTCCTGCGTTGTATGTCTTTCGAACATTATTACAATAGATGTAAGAaatctgaaaatataaatacataaataattacgaaGGCATGCACGAGATgtgttctttctctcttgctccGCGGAATATTTCATTCTTTAACAACATTCTTCCACATTCTTCCTACATTCTAGAAATTAATCTATTTACCATATAAACTCgatagaataattattgaGCTTGCTTATTTTCAACATCAAATATTGATTTCTCGCCTAAAagataagatttttataatctattgaAAATCATTCACACACGCAGCTttctgtatttatattttaaatatttcattcatcataaaattttaaatttaattttaaaagtctaTCACGTTGAAAAATagtgtaaaattgtataactgaaataaaatcagGATGTTCTATCAGGATTCGTACAGGTTCTTGATGTTGTACGAGGAGTgggataaaaaaaaggataaagcaTGTTGTTTTAATATCAAACTTATTGTTATTGCAAGGTACATTGTAAAAAACGCAATTTGTCATTTGAACGCATTATTACATGTAACTTAACTATCTGCGgatagtatatagtatattgcCTCTATCTTTAAATCATTAACGATAAATCGGACTGCCAGAGTCGCAACTTAAAGGAGGAGGAAGGGGGCTGTTAAAATAAGACGCTAAAATGATCGTGTAAAATCCAAATTTGACGAATTTTCAACTAGACCACATCTAACTGCGTTATAAATCGCACTAGGAACAAaacgaatatacatatatatttatatataaaaataaaacacatatATTTCGTTGTTGGGTTGCGGAAGCGAAAAATTGTAATCGGGTCTTTCATCtaagataaattaatgaattaaataatagcgAAGAATTCGTTCTCGAGAGAATAAAGAAAGGCGCGCGCTCCTCGTCAGTCGTTCAGAATATCACCGAGTTACGCAAACAGttacaaaaatagaaaagttctaaacaaaaaaaacgaatACTATTATGACGTTCGTAATTACTATGGCATACTTCCGAAGGCTTTCTCCtctcatgtttttttttaatctgtttaAAATTCTTCTGTCGTAGTTCgggtaaaataaatgttttcccGTTTCCGTGTAAGacatatatcatttaatattgGATTTATTCCAAAAGTACGAATCATCATGCTACTCACAAATGATGACGGAATTTTTCAGACGTCACTATCGCGTATATTCGACGAGAAAATCAATGCGATTGATAGATAGATCGATGTGCGATAAATTTAGAGGCttctaactttttttttgttttaatgtaaAACCTGTCCTTTGTTAACATGATTCCTTAAACGTATACTCTCAATGATAGCcgttcaaaaaaattatcgccGCGCTCATTCAGAAAGGCAGAGAAAaggtaattaattttctatttaaatctGAGATCAAGTCACGTATTTTGTACTCTATAGGCTGAgtcgagtaattaatttataatatataccataaatatatagagctcttaaaattaagatcgccagcaaagaagaaagaaatacgcAAACTTACAAGGTAGTTTTATTGGTCCCAGTAGTCTCCAGAAATATCTACCCCAACAATAAGAGCAAATCCAAGCTTGTATCTAAAACTTTTCCATTCTATccattttaaacataaatgttcagaatttcttttaaaagaatCAGGAAGCGAGgacttaaaaaatgaatactgAGGAAGTTC is a window of Temnothorax longispinosus isolate EJ_2023e chromosome 1, Tlon_JGU_v1, whole genome shotgun sequence DNA encoding:
- the Mettl14 gene encoding N(6)-adenosine-methyltransferase non-catalytic subunit METTL14 → MQTMLQARWERSQKRKKLLAQTLGVSSVDELRQILGTDVEDTQKKRGRLSNDKSDGAVKDLKDDVAPTDEIVYKDSSTFLKGTQSSNPHNDYCQHFIDTGQRPQNFIRDVGLADRFEEYPKLRELIKLKDDLIAETATPPMYLKTDLLSYNLKELNCKFDVILIEPPLEEYQRTCGATNVQLWNWDQIMELDIGEVAANRSFVFLWCGSSDGLDMGRFCLRKWGFRRCEDICWIRTNINNPGHSKNLDSKAVLQRTKEHCLMGIKGTVRRSTDGDFIHANVDIDLIISEEPDYGSIEKPVEIFHIIEHFCLGRRRLHLFGRDSTIRPGWLTVGPELTNTNFNADLYQSYFANGQITTGCTERIEALRPKSPPPKGKVSGRGRGGFNRGRGRGR